A single genomic interval of Camelina sativa cultivar DH55 chromosome 11, Cs, whole genome shotgun sequence harbors:
- the LOC104727901 gene encoding uncharacterized protein LOC104727901, producing MVSTVRTSRVQPNWIGDTLWITMEDYWDTEEAQQRSKTYSDARMSDRNGLGPHVHLSGPKSYRQLQDEMVEELGREVRLGEVFIKAHTKPDGTYVDRKAEKIAETYEKTVQERLSQLEAESFAVSDGESRPREPHNRRIYRNFPTDTIGTPYGVGSLKDCLVNGKHKQACGSSTFVALQEQLKEAQRMIEEQAAQLQRRDAETAVREAEQSKVIAA from the exons atggttagcaCTGTGAGGACTAGTCGAGTTCAACCAAACTGGATTGGCGACACTCTCTGGATTACGATGGAGGATTACtgggacactgaagaagcacaacaaaggagTAAAACCTACTCTGATGcccgtatgtctgaccgtaacgGCCTAGGTCCTCACGTCCACCTCTCAGGGCCAAAGTCGTATCGACAGCTTCAAGACGAAATG gttgaggaattgggaagagaagtccgacttggtgaggtttttatCAAGGCACATACAAAGCCTGATGGTACATATGTTGATCGGAAGGCAGAGAAGATTGCAGAAACTTATGAGAAGACTGTTcaagagaggttgtctcagCTCGAGGCAGAGTCTTTTGCTGTGTCAGATGGAGAATCACGGCCACGGGAACCTCACAACAGAAGAATATACAGAAATTTTCCTACag ATACAATAGGAACACcttatggagttggaagcctcaaggacTGCCTTGTCAATGGAAAGCATAAGCAAGCATGTGGCTCTTCTACCTTTGTGGCTCTCCAAGAACAGTTGAAGGAAGCTCAACGCATGATAGAAGAACAGGCTGCTCAACTACAGAGGCGTGATGCAGAAACAGCTGTGCGTGAAGCTGAGCAATCCAAGGTTATTGCTGCCTAG